Proteins encoded in a region of the Azospirillum sp. TSH58 genome:
- a CDS encoding LysR family transcriptional regulator has protein sequence MALLENMRVFVRVVELGSLSAAGRSLRLSPAVVSHRLQSLEEHLNARLLNRTTRQVQFTEAGKVFFEHCLEVLEAAERAESSVGAIGGAPVGSLRVTAPLGFGRRILAPMVPRFHAAYPQVDLRLRLSDHLLDLLREATDVAIRMAPLKDSSFVARKIADLPRVLCAAPSYLERRGVPARPEDLLSHHCLLLRFPGSQQFQWTLNTPQGPMTLPVSGQFDADDGDVLTGWALAGEGIVLKPLWEVADHLRRGALRVVLPHCPPEPVTLAVLYPHRNLLPAKIRVFIDFFAEQARAALAETEPHAPS, from the coding sequence GTGGCGCTGCTGGAGAACATGCGGGTGTTCGTGCGGGTGGTGGAGCTGGGCAGCCTGTCCGCCGCCGGGCGGAGCCTGCGCCTGTCGCCCGCCGTGGTCAGCCACCGGCTGCAAAGCCTGGAGGAGCACCTGAACGCCCGCCTGCTGAACCGCACCACCCGGCAGGTGCAGTTCACCGAGGCCGGAAAGGTCTTCTTCGAGCATTGCCTGGAGGTGCTGGAGGCGGCGGAGCGGGCGGAGAGCAGCGTCGGCGCCATCGGCGGGGCGCCGGTGGGCAGCCTGCGGGTGACCGCGCCGCTGGGCTTCGGGCGGCGCATCCTGGCCCCGATGGTGCCGCGCTTCCACGCCGCCTATCCGCAGGTGGACCTGCGGCTGCGCCTGTCCGACCATCTGCTGGACCTGCTGCGCGAGGCGACCGACGTCGCCATCCGCATGGCGCCGCTGAAGGATTCCAGCTTCGTCGCGCGCAAGATCGCCGACCTGCCGCGCGTGCTCTGCGCCGCCCCGTCCTATCTGGAGCGGCGGGGCGTGCCGGCCCGGCCCGAGGATCTGCTGTCCCACCACTGCCTGCTGCTGCGCTTTCCCGGCTCGCAGCAATTCCAATGGACGCTGAACACGCCGCAAGGCCCGATGACCCTGCCGGTGTCCGGCCAGTTCGACGCCGACGACGGCGACGTGCTGACCGGCTGGGCGCTGGCCGGGGAGGGGATCGTGCTGAAGCCGCTGTGGGAGGTGGCGGACCATCTGCGCCGCGGGGCGCTGCGCGTCGTCCTGCCGCACTGCCCGCCGGAGCCGGTGACGCTCGCCGTGCTCTACCCCCACCGCAACCTGCTGCCCGCGAAGATCCGCGTCTTCATCGACTTCTTCGCGGAGCAGGCGCGCGCCGCGCTGGCGGAAACGGAGCCGCATGCCCCATCCTGA
- a CDS encoding urate hydroxylase PuuD, which yields MEPIVWEWVNFLVRWLHVITAIAWIGSSFYFIHLDLSLRRRDGLPNGVAGEAWQVHGGGFYNMMKYTVAPAELPEKLTWFKWESYATWLSGFALLSVLYYHGATLYMIDPAVLDIPWWGAVLLSLGALGLGWHVYDRLCKSPLGKDDAKLAAAGFVFLVLVAWGLSHLFSGRAAMLHVGALIGTIMSANVFRIIIPNQTKAVAAMKAGQVPDPALGKQAKQRSLHNNYLTLPVVFLMISNHYPLAFGTRYSWVIVAVVLVVGAVIRHFFNSRHAGKPTPWWTWAVAAAGVAVIVGLSAAGTRTESAAAPAKVEFAQVEEVVLSRCSMCHAAQPVWEGIGVPPRGVMLDSAEAISRHAPQIRTWAALSDAMPPGNVTGITPEERRLLAAWADQLPR from the coding sequence ATGGAGCCGATCGTCTGGGAGTGGGTCAACTTTCTGGTGCGCTGGCTGCACGTCATCACGGCCATCGCCTGGATCGGGTCGAGCTTCTATTTCATCCATTTGGACCTGTCCCTGCGGCGGCGCGACGGCCTGCCCAACGGCGTGGCGGGGGAGGCGTGGCAGGTCCACGGCGGCGGCTTCTACAACATGATGAAATACACGGTCGCCCCGGCGGAACTGCCGGAGAAGCTGACCTGGTTCAAATGGGAATCCTACGCGACCTGGCTCAGCGGCTTCGCCCTGCTGTCGGTGCTCTACTACCACGGCGCCACGCTCTACATGATCGACCCGGCGGTGCTGGACATTCCCTGGTGGGGCGCGGTGCTGCTCAGCCTGGGCGCCCTGGGGCTGGGCTGGCACGTCTATGACCGGCTGTGCAAGTCGCCGCTGGGCAAGGACGATGCGAAGCTGGCGGCGGCGGGCTTCGTCTTCCTGGTGCTGGTCGCCTGGGGCCTCAGCCACCTCTTCAGCGGGCGGGCGGCGATGCTGCATGTCGGGGCGCTGATCGGCACGATCATGTCGGCCAACGTCTTCCGCATCATCATCCCCAACCAGACCAAGGCCGTCGCCGCCATGAAGGCCGGGCAGGTGCCCGACCCGGCGCTGGGCAAGCAGGCCAAGCAGCGCTCGCTGCACAACAACTACCTGACCCTGCCGGTCGTCTTCCTGATGATCTCCAACCACTACCCGCTGGCCTTCGGCACGCGCTACAGCTGGGTGATCGTGGCGGTGGTGCTGGTGGTGGGGGCGGTGATCCGCCACTTCTTCAACAGCCGCCACGCCGGCAAGCCGACGCCCTGGTGGACCTGGGCGGTGGCCGCCGCGGGCGTCGCCGTCATCGTGGGCTTGAGCGCCGCCGGCACGCGGACCGAGAGCGCCGCGGCGCCGGCCAAGGTGGAGTTCGCGCAGGTGGAGGAGGTTGTGCTCTCCCGCTGCTCCATGTGCCACGCGGCGCAGCCGGTGTGGGAGGGGATCGGCGTGCCGCCGCGCGGGGTGATGCTGGACAGCGCCGAGGCGATCAGCCGCCACGCCCCTCAGATCCGGACCTGGGCGGCGCTGTCCGACGCGATGCCCCCCGGCAACGTCACCGGGATCACGCCGGAGGAGCGCCGCCTGCTGGCCGCCTGGGCCGATCAGCTGCCCCGGTAG
- the uraH gene encoding hydroxyisourate hydrolase: MSGSGRLTTHVLDTTHGRPGAGIAVTLYRIDGDRRERLTQTRTNADGRCDAPLLAGADLTPGVYELVFEAGDYFRASGLEIVEPAFLDVVPIRFGVANADQHYHVPLLVSPYSYSTYRGS; the protein is encoded by the coding sequence ATGTCCGGAAGCGGGCGCCTGACGACGCATGTTCTCGACACGACGCACGGCCGGCCCGGCGCCGGGATCGCCGTCACCCTCTACCGCATCGACGGGGACCGGCGGGAACGGCTGACCCAGACGCGCACCAACGCCGACGGGCGCTGCGACGCTCCCCTGCTGGCCGGGGCCGACCTGACGCCCGGCGTCTATGAGCTGGTGTTCGAGGCCGGGGACTATTTCCGCGCCTCCGGCCTGGAAATCGTCGAACCCGCCTTCCTCGACGTGGTGCCGATCCGCTTCGGCGTCGCCAACGCGGACCAGCACTATCACGTGCCGCTGCTCGTCTCCCCCTACAGCTACTCGACCTACCGGGGCAGCTGA
- the uraD gene encoding 2-oxo-4-hydroxy-4-carboxy-5-ureidoimidazoline decarboxylase → MDRASFVARFGGVFEHSPWVAEGAWDAGNQGGNLPDDADGLHAAMVAVLRAAGHERKLALLNAHPDLAGRLALRGELTADSTAEQASAGLDRCTPEEFARFTELNDAYKARFGFPFILAVKGRSRADILEAFETRLSNGPEEEFATALAQVERITWLRLKDLLP, encoded by the coding sequence ATGGACCGTGCAAGTTTCGTCGCCCGATTTGGCGGCGTGTTCGAACATTCGCCCTGGGTCGCCGAAGGCGCCTGGGATGCCGGCAATCAGGGGGGAAACCTGCCCGACGACGCGGACGGCCTGCACGCCGCGATGGTCGCCGTCCTGCGCGCCGCCGGCCATGAGCGGAAGCTGGCGCTGCTGAACGCCCATCCCGATCTGGCGGGCCGTCTGGCACTGCGCGGCGAACTGACCGCCGACAGCACGGCGGAGCAGGCCAGCGCCGGGCTGGACCGCTGCACGCCGGAGGAATTCGCCCGTTTCACCGAGCTGAACGACGCCTACAAGGCGCGCTTCGGCTTCCCCTTCATCCTGGCGGTCAAGGGCCGCAGCCGCGCCGACATCCTGGAGGCGTTCGAAACCCGCCTGTCCAACGGCCCGGAGGAGGAGTTCGCCACGGCGCTGGCCCAGGTCGAGCGCATCACCTGGCTGCGCCTCAAGGATTTGCTTCCATGA
- a CDS encoding allantoate amidohydrolase yields the protein MTAFGADLMARLDAFAGFTEEPGLLTRLFLSPQHRAAADWLMELMGKAGMNARLDPAGTVVGRYEGTVPGAPALLIGSHIDTVRNAGRYDGNLGVLAAVAAVAELDRRGERLPFAIEVLGFGDEEGVRFPVTLTGSRAVAGRFDPAALETRDRDGVRMADALRAFGGDPETVAAAARKPGEALAFLEVHIEQGPVLEAEGLPVGIVTAINGATRFAVRLRGMAGHAGTVPMALRRDALAAAAEMTLAAERVAAASDAGAPEAGLVATVGRIEAKPGAVNVIPGEVVFTLDVRAPEDAVRREACAAILADFEGIAARRGVELTVETTHDAAAAPCSPGIRRQIEAAVTRAGVRPLSLPSGAGHDAMAFAGVLPMGMLFVRCKGGISHNPAESITAEDADLSVRILLDIIRHFEHEPPTP from the coding sequence ATGACGGCGTTCGGCGCTGACCTGATGGCGCGGCTGGACGCCTTCGCCGGCTTCACGGAGGAGCCGGGGCTGCTGACCCGCCTGTTCCTGTCCCCGCAACACCGCGCCGCCGCGGACTGGCTGATGGAGCTGATGGGCAAGGCCGGGATGAACGCCCGGCTGGACCCGGCGGGCACGGTGGTCGGCCGTTACGAGGGGACCGTGCCGGGCGCGCCGGCCCTGCTGATCGGCTCCCACATCGACACGGTGCGCAACGCCGGCCGGTATGACGGGAATCTGGGCGTGCTGGCCGCCGTCGCCGCGGTGGCGGAGCTGGACCGGCGCGGCGAGCGCCTGCCCTTCGCCATCGAGGTGCTGGGCTTCGGCGACGAGGAGGGGGTGCGCTTCCCCGTGACACTGACCGGCAGCCGGGCCGTCGCGGGGCGCTTCGACCCGGCGGCTCTGGAGACGCGCGACCGCGACGGCGTGCGCATGGCCGACGCGCTGCGCGCCTTCGGCGGCGATCCCGAGACCGTCGCCGCGGCGGCCCGCAAGCCGGGGGAGGCGCTGGCCTTCCTGGAGGTCCACATCGAACAGGGGCCGGTGCTGGAGGCGGAAGGGTTGCCGGTCGGCATCGTCACCGCGATCAACGGCGCCACGCGCTTCGCCGTCCGGCTGCGCGGCATGGCCGGCCACGCCGGCACGGTGCCCATGGCGCTGCGCCGCGACGCGCTGGCCGCCGCCGCCGAGATGACGCTGGCGGCGGAGCGGGTGGCCGCGGCCTCCGACGCCGGGGCCCCCGAAGCCGGATTGGTGGCGACGGTGGGCCGGATCGAGGCGAAGCCGGGGGCGGTCAACGTCATCCCCGGCGAGGTCGTCTTCACCCTCGACGTCCGCGCGCCGGAGGACGCCGTGCGGCGGGAGGCCTGCGCCGCCATCCTCGCCGACTTCGAAGGCATCGCCGCCCGCCGTGGCGTGGAGTTGACGGTGGAGACCACCCACGACGCGGCGGCGGCCCCCTGCTCCCCCGGCATCCGGCGGCAGATCGAAGCGGCGGTAACCCGCGCCGGCGTCCGCCCCTTGTCGCTGCCCAGCGGCGCCGGGCACGACGCCATGGCCTTCGCCGGCGTGCTGCCGATGGGCATGCTGTTCGTCCGCTGCAAGGGCGGCATCAGCCACAACCCCGCCGAATCCATCACCGCGGAGGACGCCGACCTGTCGGTGCGGATCCTCCTCGACATCATCCGCCACTTCGAGCACGAGCCCCCGACACCATGA
- a CDS encoding M20/M25/M40 family metallo-hydrolase: protein MTNTAQQAVRAFLEQTRDEQVRFLAELVKVPSDNPAGDCAPHAERAAELLEAMGLTVERHPVPAELVRANGMISATNLIVRRRFGDGPTVALNAHGDVVPPGEGWTRDPYGAEVVDGWMYGRGVAVSKSDFVTYTYALLALEKAGLDRGTVELHLTYDEEAGGEIGPKWLLDEGLTKPDFAIAAGFSYGVVTAHNGCLHLEVEVTGKSAHAALPMTGIDALEATTAILGALYEHRKGYAGTVSAVGGIGSPQLTVGLIKGGINTNVVPDRVTLRLDRRMIPEETPEAVEEALRAVIAEAAKAFPKARVEVRRILLARPLTPLPGTDRLAAVLCAQASRVMGEPVETKGVPLYTDARHYSDAGVPIALFGAGPHTIEEANAHRADERLPLSDLFKATEVVALSLLEVLGEG, encoded by the coding sequence ATGACCAACACCGCCCAACAGGCCGTCCGCGCGTTCCTGGAGCAGACCCGCGACGAGCAGGTCCGCTTCCTGGCCGAACTGGTCAAGGTGCCCTCCGACAACCCGGCCGGCGACTGCGCTCCCCACGCCGAGCGCGCCGCCGAACTGCTGGAGGCCATGGGCCTGACGGTGGAGCGCCACCCGGTCCCGGCGGAGCTGGTGCGGGCCAACGGCATGATCTCCGCCACCAACCTGATCGTGCGCCGCCGCTTCGGCGACGGGCCGACCGTGGCGCTGAACGCCCACGGCGACGTGGTGCCGCCGGGCGAGGGCTGGACCCGCGACCCCTACGGGGCGGAGGTGGTGGACGGCTGGATGTACGGGCGCGGCGTCGCGGTCTCGAAGTCCGACTTCGTCACCTACACCTACGCGCTGCTGGCGCTTGAGAAGGCCGGGCTGGACCGCGGCACGGTGGAGCTGCACCTGACCTATGACGAGGAGGCCGGCGGCGAGATCGGGCCGAAATGGCTGCTTGACGAGGGGCTGACCAAGCCGGACTTCGCCATCGCCGCGGGCTTCAGCTACGGCGTCGTCACCGCGCACAACGGCTGCCTGCATCTGGAGGTCGAGGTCACCGGCAAGTCCGCCCACGCCGCCCTGCCGATGACCGGCATCGACGCGCTGGAGGCGACGACCGCGATCCTCGGCGCGCTCTATGAGCACCGCAAGGGTTACGCCGGCACCGTGTCGGCGGTGGGCGGCATCGGCTCGCCGCAACTGACGGTTGGGCTGATCAAGGGCGGCATCAACACCAACGTCGTCCCCGACCGCGTGACCCTGCGCCTCGACCGCCGCATGATCCCGGAGGAGACGCCGGAAGCGGTGGAGGAGGCGTTGCGCGCCGTCATCGCCGAGGCGGCCAAGGCTTTCCCCAAGGCCCGCGTCGAGGTCCGCCGCATCCTGTTGGCCCGCCCGCTGACCCCGCTGCCCGGCACCGACCGGCTGGCCGCCGTCCTCTGCGCCCAGGCCAGCCGCGTGATGGGCGAGCCGGTGGAGACCAAGGGCGTGCCGCTCTACACCGACGCGCGCCATTACTCCGACGCGGGCGTGCCCATCGCCCTGTTCGGCGCCGGCCCCCACACCATCGAGGAGGCCAACGCCCACCGCGCCGACGAGCGCCTGCCGCTGTCCGACCTGTTCAAGGCGACGGAGGTTGTGGCGCTGTCGCTGTTGGAGGTGCTGGGCGAGGGGTGA
- a CDS encoding GMP reductase has product MIIENDLKLDFKDVLIRPKRSTLESRNDVDIERTFRFVHSGLEWTGFPLIAANMDVVGTMAVARALSRFGAMTALHKHYPAEALIPFFRDEDTANVFYSLGTTEADYDKFQAVKAKAPVGKLCLDVANGYTERFVRVISRLRTENPDMVIMAGNVVTGDMTEALVLAGADIIKVGIGPGSVCTTRKMTGVGYPQLSAIIECADAAHGLKGQVCGDGGCTVPGDISKAYGAGSDFVMLGGMLAGHDECEGDIRYEERGGQKVPVAMTFYGMSSDTAMHKYAGGVASYRASEGKTVEVPYRGPIDGTMQEIMGGVRSMMTYIGATKLKEVSKRTTFVRVGAQLNTVFGG; this is encoded by the coding sequence GTGATCATCGAGAACGATCTGAAGCTGGACTTCAAGGACGTGCTGATCCGCCCGAAGCGCAGCACCCTGGAAAGCCGCAACGACGTGGACATCGAGCGGACCTTCCGCTTCGTCCACAGCGGGCTGGAATGGACGGGCTTCCCGCTGATCGCGGCCAACATGGACGTGGTCGGCACGATGGCCGTCGCCCGCGCCCTGTCGCGCTTCGGCGCCATGACCGCGCTGCACAAGCACTACCCGGCGGAAGCCCTGATCCCCTTCTTCCGCGACGAGGACACGGCCAACGTCTTCTACTCGCTGGGCACGACGGAGGCCGACTACGACAAGTTCCAGGCGGTGAAGGCCAAGGCCCCGGTGGGCAAGCTCTGCCTGGACGTCGCCAACGGCTACACGGAGCGCTTCGTGCGCGTCATCAGCCGGTTGCGGACGGAGAACCCGGACATGGTCATCATGGCCGGCAACGTGGTGACCGGCGACATGACCGAGGCGCTGGTGCTCGCCGGGGCCGACATCATCAAGGTCGGCATCGGGCCGGGGTCGGTCTGCACCACCCGCAAGATGACCGGCGTCGGCTACCCGCAGCTCTCCGCCATCATCGAATGCGCCGACGCCGCCCACGGGCTGAAGGGGCAGGTCTGCGGCGACGGCGGCTGCACGGTGCCGGGCGACATCTCCAAGGCCTACGGTGCCGGTTCGGACTTCGTGATGCTCGGCGGCATGCTGGCCGGCCACGATGAGTGCGAGGGCGATATCCGCTACGAGGAGCGTGGCGGGCAGAAGGTGCCGGTGGCGATGACCTTCTACGGCATGTCGTCCGACACGGCGATGCACAAGTACGCGGGCGGCGTCGCCTCCTACCGCGCGTCGGAGGGCAAGACCGTGGAGGTCCCCTACCGTGGACCGATCGACGGCACGATGCAGGAGATCATGGGCGGCGTGCGCAGCATGATGACCTACATCGGCGCCACCAAGCTGAAGGAGGTGTCGAAGCGGACCACCTTCGTCCGCGTCGGCGCGCAGCTGAACACCGTTTTCGGGGGGTGA
- the glf gene encoding UDP-galactopyranose mutase, which yields MRDFDGAAPAYVGRTDGPAAFDYLIVGAGFAGSVLAERLAAGLGKRVLLIDRRPHIGGNAYDHHDDAGVLIHRYGPHIFHTNSQPVADYLSRFTQWRPYEHRVLAHVDGQLVPIPINRTTVNRLYGLDLDEAGVADFLKNRAEPVADIRTSEDVVVGAVGRELYEKFFRGYTRKQWGLDPSQLDKAVTARVPTRTNDDDRYFGDSFQNMPLHGYTRMFENMLDHPNITIRLGVDFRDVVRDARYRNLIFTGPVDEYFGHRFGKLPYRSLTFRHETVDREWFQPVAVVNYPGEEVPHTRITEYKHLTGQTNPRTSLTYEYPSAEGDPYYPIPRAENAALYRKYQELADATPNVHFVGRLATYRYYNMDQVVAQALALYTRIAKAEGAVAEGARGISGIGAAAPAAPSSAPVHSRREAS from the coding sequence ATGCGTGATTTCGATGGTGCCGCTCCGGCTTATGTGGGGCGGACGGACGGGCCGGCGGCTTTCGACTATCTGATCGTCGGGGCGGGGTTCGCCGGCAGCGTGCTGGCGGAACGGCTGGCGGCGGGGCTGGGCAAGCGCGTGCTGCTGATCGACCGGCGCCCGCACATCGGCGGCAACGCCTACGACCATCACGACGACGCGGGCGTGCTGATCCATCGCTACGGCCCGCACATCTTCCACACCAATTCGCAGCCGGTGGCGGACTATCTGTCCCGCTTCACCCAATGGCGCCCCTACGAGCACCGGGTGCTCGCCCATGTCGACGGGCAACTGGTTCCCATCCCGATCAACCGGACCACGGTCAACCGCCTCTACGGGCTCGACCTCGACGAGGCCGGCGTCGCGGACTTCCTGAAAAACCGGGCGGAGCCGGTCGCCGATATCCGCACCTCGGAGGATGTGGTGGTCGGCGCGGTCGGGCGGGAGCTGTACGAAAAGTTCTTCCGCGGCTACACGCGCAAGCAATGGGGCCTCGACCCGTCTCAGCTCGACAAGGCGGTCACCGCCCGCGTGCCGACGCGGACCAACGACGACGACCGCTATTTCGGCGACAGCTTCCAGAACATGCCGCTGCACGGCTACACGCGGATGTTCGAGAACATGCTCGACCACCCGAACATCACCATCCGCCTGGGCGTCGATTTCCGCGACGTGGTGCGCGACGCGCGCTACCGCAACCTGATCTTCACCGGCCCGGTGGACGAATATTTCGGGCACCGCTTCGGCAAGCTGCCCTACCGCTCCCTGACCTTCCGCCACGAGACGGTGGATCGGGAGTGGTTCCAGCCCGTCGCCGTGGTGAACTACCCCGGCGAGGAGGTGCCGCACACCCGCATCACCGAATACAAGCACCTGACCGGCCAGACCAACCCGCGCACCAGCCTGACCTACGAATACCCGTCGGCGGAGGGCGACCCCTACTACCCGATCCCCCGCGCGGAGAACGCTGCCCTCTACCGCAAGTACCAGGAGCTGGCCGACGCCACGCCGAATGTCCATTTCGTCGGGCGGCTGGCGACCTACCGCTACTACAACATGGATCAGGTGGTGGCGCAGGCGCTGGCGCTCTACACCCGCATCGCCAAGGCCGAAGGCGCCGTGGCGGAAGGCGCGCGCGGGATTTCCGGGATCGGCGCCGCCGCACCGGCCGCCCCATCGTCCGCTCCGGTCCACAGCAGGAGGGAAGCCTCATGA
- the nadC gene encoding carboxylating nicotinate-nucleotide diphosphorylase has translation MLHPLTFEPIVRAALAEDLGRAGDITTDSIVPADAVATARLAARKDGRVAGLEVALSAFRILDPAAELRVEHGDGRDVAPGATIATVTGRARALLTAERTALNILGRLSGIATATRALVREVEGTRARIVCTRKTTPGLRVLEKHAVRLGGGFNHRFGLDDAVLVKDNHIAVAGGIRPAVERVRAAIGHMVKVEVEVDTLDQLEELLTLPVDVVLLDNMDPQTLRRAVAMVDGRMVTEASGNVTLSTVRAIAEAGVDMISVGWLTHSAPNLDIGLDM, from the coding sequence ATGCTCCATCCTCTGACCTTCGAACCGATCGTCCGCGCCGCCCTGGCGGAGGATCTCGGTCGGGCCGGCGACATCACGACCGACAGCATCGTCCCGGCGGACGCCGTGGCGACGGCGCGGCTGGCCGCGCGCAAGGACGGGCGCGTCGCCGGTCTGGAGGTCGCCCTGTCCGCCTTCCGCATCCTCGACCCGGCGGCGGAGCTGCGGGTGGAGCATGGCGACGGCCGCGACGTGGCCCCCGGCGCCACCATCGCCACCGTGACCGGCCGCGCCCGCGCCCTGCTGACGGCGGAGCGCACGGCGCTGAACATCCTGGGCCGCCTGTCCGGCATCGCCACCGCCACCCGCGCGCTGGTCCGTGAGGTCGAGGGGACCCGCGCCCGCATCGTCTGCACCCGCAAGACCACCCCCGGCCTGCGCGTGCTGGAGAAGCACGCGGTGCGGCTGGGCGGCGGCTTCAACCACCGCTTCGGGCTCGACGACGCGGTTCTGGTCAAGGACAACCACATCGCCGTGGCCGGCGGCATCCGCCCGGCGGTGGAGCGCGTCCGCGCCGCCATCGGCCACATGGTGAAGGTGGAGGTCGAGGTCGACACGCTGGATCAGCTGGAGGAGCTGCTGACCCTGCCGGTGGACGTGGTGCTGCTCGACAACATGGACCCGCAGACGCTGCGCCGCGCCGTCGCCATGGTCGATGGGCGCATGGTGACGGAGGCGTCCGGCAACGTCACCCTGTCCACCGTGCGGGCCATCGCGGAGGCGGGCGTCGACATGATCTCGGTCGGCTGGCTGACCCACAGCGCGCCGAACCTGGACATCGGGCTGGACATGTAG
- a CDS encoding L-aspartate oxidase, whose product MPTPYTVRDSEVVVIGSGMAGLTAALHLAPRAVTLLTKTPDLPGGSSNHAQGGIAAAIGPGDGPEAHAADTVAAGAGFVDADRALLLTREGAERVRALLLAGLPFDRDADGAPLLGREAAHGAARIVHAGGDATGATLVAALAERVRATPSIRVESDAFAVDLAVRNGRVCGVLACHPDGWVFHRAPRVVLATGGVGGAYARTTNPPEATGDGLALAARAGALLADVEFVQFHPTALAVDADPAPLLTEALRGAGAVLLDRRGVRFMAAEHPLAELAPRDVVARAIGARVAAGEPVLLDLRPALAAKPDGFPTVLALCAAHGLDPWREPVPVAPAAHYHMGGVVTDPAGRTSLDGLWACGEVACTGVHGANRLASNSLLEALVFGARVARDVAGRELPPLPPFALPEAPAVAGEVGAGLLDAMTDESRRTLYQGAGLVRDGVGLLAARRKLDRLAAALDALGDHGPADHTAVRRWGEARNRLLTGRLIVHAALARTESRGAHFRTDFPQEDPAAQRHRFTLTDLTGAASPLSGDAACSIL is encoded by the coding sequence ATGCCCACCCCCTACACGGTCCGCGATTCGGAGGTGGTCGTCATCGGCTCCGGCATGGCCGGGCTGACCGCCGCCCTGCATCTGGCGCCCCGCGCCGTCACGCTGCTGACCAAGACGCCGGATCTGCCGGGCGGCTCCAGCAACCACGCCCAGGGCGGAATCGCCGCCGCCATCGGCCCCGGCGACGGGCCGGAGGCGCACGCCGCCGACACGGTGGCCGCCGGCGCCGGCTTCGTGGACGCCGACCGCGCCCTGCTGCTGACCCGCGAGGGGGCGGAGCGGGTGCGGGCGCTGCTCCTCGCCGGGTTGCCCTTCGACCGCGATGCCGACGGCGCCCCCCTGCTGGGGCGGGAGGCGGCGCACGGGGCGGCGCGCATCGTCCATGCCGGCGGCGACGCCACCGGGGCGACCCTGGTCGCCGCGCTGGCGGAACGGGTGCGCGCCACCCCGTCGATCCGCGTGGAGAGCGACGCCTTCGCCGTCGATCTGGCGGTGCGCAACGGGCGGGTCTGCGGCGTGCTGGCCTGCCATCCTGACGGCTGGGTGTTCCACCGCGCGCCGCGCGTGGTGCTGGCGACCGGCGGGGTCGGCGGGGCCTACGCCCGCACCACCAACCCGCCGGAGGCGACCGGCGACGGGCTGGCGCTGGCCGCGCGGGCCGGGGCGCTGCTCGCCGACGTCGAGTTCGTGCAGTTCCACCCCACGGCGCTCGCCGTGGACGCCGACCCCGCCCCCCTGCTGACCGAGGCGCTGCGCGGCGCCGGTGCCGTGCTGCTCGACCGGCGCGGGGTCCGTTTCATGGCCGCGGAGCACCCGCTGGCGGAGCTGGCCCCGCGCGACGTGGTGGCCCGCGCCATCGGCGCCCGCGTCGCGGCGGGGGAGCCGGTGTTGCTGGACCTGCGCCCGGCGCTGGCCGCCAAACCGGACGGCTTTCCCACCGTGCTGGCGCTGTGCGCCGCCCATGGGCTGGACCCGTGGCGGGAACCGGTGCCGGTCGCCCCGGCGGCGCACTACCACATGGGCGGGGTGGTCACCGATCCCGCCGGGCGGACCAGCCTGGACGGGCTGTGGGCCTGCGGCGAGGTCGCCTGCACCGGCGTCCACGGCGCCAACCGTCTGGCCAGCAATTCGCTGCTGGAGGCGCTGGTGTTCGGCGCGCGGGTGGCCCGCGACGTCGCCGGGCGGGAGTTGCCCCCCCTGCCGCCCTTCGCCCTGCCCGAAGCCCCGGCGGTGGCCGGGGAGGTCGGGGCCGGCCTGCTCGACGCCATGACGGACGAATCCCGCCGCACGCTCTACCAGGGCGCCGGGCTGGTGCGCGACGGGGTAGGCCTGCTGGCCGCCCGGCGCAAGCTGGACCGGCTCGCCGCGGCGCTCGACGCGCTGGGCGACCACGGCCCGGCGGATCACACCGCCGTCCGCCGCTGGGGCGAGGCGCGCAACCGGCTGCTGACCGGGCGGCTGATCGTCCACGCAGCGCTCGCCCGGACCGAAAGCCGCGGGGCGCATTTCCGCACCGACTTCCCCCAGGAAGACCCGGCGGCGCAGCGCCACCGCTTCACCCTCACCGACCTGACCGGGGCCGCCAGCCCCCTTTCCGGAGACGCCGCATGCTCCATCCTCTGA